In Strigops habroptila isolate Jane chromosome 14, bStrHab1.2.pri, whole genome shotgun sequence, one genomic interval encodes:
- the LOC115616629 gene encoding cytochrome c oxidase assembly protein COX11, mitochondrial: protein MGLCGRSWARCGVLRLPAGTGPLWALALGRLPPRLEGRARCGLWVPAGGRVSVPFGARGLRSSNPFTRKQEEEWRRRNRSALAYIAAAAVGMVGMSYAAVPLYRLYCQATGMGGTTGAGHGSEQIESMQPVRDRVIRVTFNADVHSSMQWNFKPQQSEIFVVPGETALAFYKAKNPTDKPIIGISTYNVIPFEAGQYFNKIQCFCFEEQRLNPQEEVDMPVFFYIDPEFVEDPKMAKVDLITLSYTFFEAKEGQKLPLPGYQ, encoded by the exons ATGGGGCTGTGCGGGCGGAGCTGGGCGCGCTGCGGGGTCCTGCGGCTCCCCGCCGGGACCGGCCCGCTCTGGGCGCTGGCCCTAGGCCGGCTTCCCCCGCGGCTGGAGGGGAGGGCTCGGTGCGGGCTCTGGGTGCCGGCGGGAGGGCGGGTGTCGGTCCCGTTTGGGGCTCGCGGGCTGCGGAGCTCCAACCCGTTCACCCgcaagcaggaggaggaatggcGGCGCCGGAACCGGTCGGCGCTCGCCTAcatcgccgccgccgccgtggGCATGGTGGGCATGTCCTACGCGGCCGTGCCGCTCTACCGCCTCTACTGCCAG GCCACGGGCATGGGCGGCACGACGGGCGCTGGGCACGGCTCGGAGCAGATCGAGAGCATGCAGCCGGTGAGGGACCGGGTCATCAGGGTCACCTTCAACGCGGACGTGCACTCCAGCATGCAGTGGAACTTCAAACCGCAGCAGAGCGAGATCTTT GTGGTGCCAGGAGAGACAGCATTGGCCTTTTATAAAGCGAAAAATCCAACTGACAAACCCATAATCGGAATCTCTACGTACAATGTAATACCCTTTGAAGCAGGACAGTACTTCAATAAGATACAA tgtttttgttttgaagaacaaCGATTAAATCCTCAGGAGGAAGTGGACATGCCTGTCTTTTTCTACATTGACCCAGAGTTTGTAGAGGACCCTAAAATGGCTAAAGTTGATTTGATCACCCTCTCTTACACCTTTTTTGAAGCAAAGGAAGGACAGAAGTTACCACTTCCTGGGTATCAGTAA